The following proteins are encoded in a genomic region of Gouania willdenowi chromosome 6, fGouWil2.1, whole genome shotgun sequence:
- the LOC114465017 gene encoding uncharacterized protein LOC114465017 isoform X2 yields MWQLSDGQQWVSINNDHVIETHYRHPGVKGITLHIGDGRQLVIDFDSMQTSDPALKVQRLVHQLEDVGWYFRDDHLWREYGSQQSYGTQSSSITSKDLEHQFRINPQGSVQFNVGSVQYVLNFSAMTQTNLVTNMNRKVRRRPKLTSSIVSLNSSSVLPSASSQLSDGGYKWEFMADEGVWTEYQAHLCSFDSAAIERHFQLNPQGNIHFKVGGFMYTLKFPEMIQINNIIGTERRVRRVQHNDSSVMGPRWQFKDIDGQWKDYTKDRCSISSQDIEVAYQQNQAGTLLFNTRNFNYVLDFAGMTQKNLSTNMIRAVKRSLS; encoded by the exons ATGTGGCAGTTGTCAGATGGTCAGCAGTGGGTGTCAATCaacaatgatcatgtgatcgaGACCCACTATCGTCACCCAGGAGTGAAAGGAATCACCCTCCACATTGGTGACGGGAG GCAGCTGGTCATAGATTTTGACTCTATGCAGACGTCAGATCCTGCTCTAAAGGTGCAGAGGCTGGTTCATCAGTTAGAGGACGTGGGCTGGTACTTCAGAGACGATCATCTGTGGCGTGAATATGGATCACAGCAG AGCTACGGCACACAGTCCTCATCCATCACTAGTAAAGACCTAGAGCATCAGTTCAGGATCAATCCTCAGGGATCAGTCCAGTTCAACGTTGGATCAGTGCAGTACGTTCTAAACTTCTCAG CGATGACTCAAACCAACCTGGTGACTAACATGAACAGGAAGGTTCGCCGTCGCCCCAAACTAACATCCAGCATTGTGTC CCTGAACTCCTCCTCAGTGCTGCCTTCAGCTTCATCCCAGCTCTCTGATGGAGGATACAAATGGGAGTTTATGGCAGATGAAGGAGTATGGACAGAATATCAAGCTCAT ttgtgttcaTTTGACAGCGCTGCTATTGAGAGACATTTCCAGCTGAATCCACAGGGTAACATACACTTCAAAGTCGGAGGGTTTATGTACACACTGAAGTTtccag AAATGATTCAGATCAATAACATCATTGGGACGGAGAGGCGAGTGAGGAGGGTTCAACACAACGACAG TTCCGTCATGGGACCACGCTGGCAGTTTAAAGATATTGACGGCCAATGGAAGGACTACACCAAA GATCGTTGCAGTATTTCTAGTCAGGACATTGAGGTGGCGTACCAACAGAACCAAGCAGGAACTTTGCTTTTCAACACCAGAAATTTCAACTATGTGCTCGACTTTGCAG GGATGACTCAGAAGAACCTTTCCACAAACATGATCAGAGCTGTTAAGCGAAGCCTCTCGTGA
- the LOC114465017 gene encoding uncharacterized protein LOC114465017 isoform X1, producing MAYGQDYSQENAVGSMWQLSDGQQWVSINNDHVIETHYRHPGVKGITLHIGDGRQLVIDFDSMQTSDPALKVQRLVHQLEDVGWYFRDDHLWREYGSQQSYGTQSSSITSKDLEHQFRINPQGSVQFNVGSVQYVLNFSAMTQTNLVTNMNRKVRRRPKLTSSIVSLNSSSVLPSASSQLSDGGYKWEFMADEGVWTEYQAHLCSFDSAAIERHFQLNPQGNIHFKVGGFMYTLKFPEMIQINNIIGTERRVRRVQHNDSSVMGPRWQFKDIDGQWKDYTKDRCSISSQDIEVAYQQNQAGTLLFNTRNFNYVLDFAGMTQKNLSTNMIRAVKRSLS from the exons ATG GCCTATGGACAGGATTATTCCCAGGAGAACGCTGTAG GAAGTATGTGGCAGTTGTCAGATGGTCAGCAGTGGGTGTCAATCaacaatgatcatgtgatcgaGACCCACTATCGTCACCCAGGAGTGAAAGGAATCACCCTCCACATTGGTGACGGGAG GCAGCTGGTCATAGATTTTGACTCTATGCAGACGTCAGATCCTGCTCTAAAGGTGCAGAGGCTGGTTCATCAGTTAGAGGACGTGGGCTGGTACTTCAGAGACGATCATCTGTGGCGTGAATATGGATCACAGCAG AGCTACGGCACACAGTCCTCATCCATCACTAGTAAAGACCTAGAGCATCAGTTCAGGATCAATCCTCAGGGATCAGTCCAGTTCAACGTTGGATCAGTGCAGTACGTTCTAAACTTCTCAG CGATGACTCAAACCAACCTGGTGACTAACATGAACAGGAAGGTTCGCCGTCGCCCCAAACTAACATCCAGCATTGTGTC CCTGAACTCCTCCTCAGTGCTGCCTTCAGCTTCATCCCAGCTCTCTGATGGAGGATACAAATGGGAGTTTATGGCAGATGAAGGAGTATGGACAGAATATCAAGCTCAT ttgtgttcaTTTGACAGCGCTGCTATTGAGAGACATTTCCAGCTGAATCCACAGGGTAACATACACTTCAAAGTCGGAGGGTTTATGTACACACTGAAGTTtccag AAATGATTCAGATCAATAACATCATTGGGACGGAGAGGCGAGTGAGGAGGGTTCAACACAACGACAG TTCCGTCATGGGACCACGCTGGCAGTTTAAAGATATTGACGGCCAATGGAAGGACTACACCAAA GATCGTTGCAGTATTTCTAGTCAGGACATTGAGGTGGCGTACCAACAGAACCAAGCAGGAACTTTGCTTTTCAACACCAGAAATTTCAACTATGTGCTCGACTTTGCAG GGATGACTCAGAAGAACCTTTCCACAAACATGATCAGAGCTGTTAAGCGAAGCCTCTCGTGA
- the LOC114465402 gene encoding uncharacterized protein LOC114465402 isoform X1: MATAGHNDSSESEDVSDSSSESSLDREISFQQACRYYNSGGCKNGANCQYLHVCKFALKGNCRYGAKCKFNHDVKALSSRGATSQSATSDPKLTDGRLYQWQLDDGKGWKDIDNDDVIEAQYSLPHTKSIKIYNTQYGAVSISFRNVTVVDKKLSVRRLSDGNSSWVWYCMLHHKWIKYGEKDVKGKASPVSSSDIEKKFQNNPASSITFDIGGETYEIRFTEMLQVGPRTKAKVTRRPLFQQKQKIAGIIQGVQAVSLRSQPEWQFEGDSGTWHKYKTRQSGTSTESSITSDDMERRYQGNPQDSFTFTVSGQTYKVDFKAMIQTNLKTKNTRKIRRVLV; encoded by the exons ATGGCGACCGCTGGAC ATAATGACTCATCGGAAAGTGAAGATGTTTCAGATTCAAGCAGCGAAAGCTCTTTAGACAGAGAAATCAGCTTTCAG CAGGCCTGCAGATATTACAACAGCGGTGGCTGTAAGAATGGTGCCAATTGTCAATATTTGCACGTTTGCAAATTTGCTCTGAAGGGAAACTGTCGCTACGGGGCTAAATGCAAGTTCAACCACGATGTTAAAGCACTCAGCAGCAGAGGTGCTACCAGCCAATCGGCAACTTCTG ATCCCAAACTCACTGATGGACGCCTCTACCAGTGGCAGCTGGACGATGGCAAAGGTTGGAAGGACATCGATAACGATGACGTGATTGAGGCCCAGTACTCATTGCCACACACCAAAAGCATCAAAATCTACAACACACAATACGG CGCAGTGAGTATAAGCTTTAGAAATGTGACCGTGGTTGATAAAAAACTAAGCGTGAGACGTCTGAGTGACGGAAACTCTTCGTGGGTTTGGTACTGCATGCTGCATCACAAGTGGATCAAGTACGGAGAGAAG GATGTGAAGGGTAAGGCCAGTCCTGTGAGTAGCTCTGACATAGAGAAGAAGTTCCAGAACAACCCAGCGAGCTCCATTACTTTCGACATTGGAGGAGAAACCTACGAGATCAGATTTACAG AGATGCTGCAGGTGGGTCCAAGGACAAAAGCCAAAGTCACTCGACGACCACTTTTTCAACAGAAGCAGAAAATTGCTGG AATAATACAAGGAGTGCAGGCTGTATCTCTGCGCTCTCAGCCTGAGTGGCAGTTTGAAGGAGACAGTGGGACGTGGCACAAGTACAAAACCAGG CAGAGCGGCACGTCCACTGAGTCCTCCATCACTAGTGATGACATGGAGAGGAGGTACCAGGGAAACCCTCAAGACTCCTTCACATTCACCGTCAGTGGACAGACCTACAAAGTGGACTTCAAAG caatgattCAAACCAACCTCAAAACCAAGAACACCCGCAAGATCCGCCGTGTGCTCGTATGA
- the LOC114465402 gene encoding uncharacterized protein LOC114465402 isoform X2, with amino-acid sequence MATAGHNDSSESEDVSDSSSESSLDREISFQQACRYYNSGGCKNGANCQYLHVCKFALKGNCRYGAKCKFNHDVKALSSRGATSQSATSDPKLTDGRLYQWQLDDGKGWKDIDNDDVIEAQYSLPHTKSIKIYNTQYGAVSISFRNVTVVDKKLSVRRLSDGNSSWVWYCMLHHKWIKYGEKDVKGKASPVSSSDIEKKFQNNPASSITFDIGGETYEIRFTEMLQVGPRTKAKVTRRPLFQQKQKIAGIIQGVQAVSLRSQPEWQFEGDSGTWHKYKTRSGTSTESSITSDDMERRYQGNPQDSFTFTVSGQTYKVDFKAMIQTNLKTKNTRKIRRVLV; translated from the exons ATGGCGACCGCTGGAC ATAATGACTCATCGGAAAGTGAAGATGTTTCAGATTCAAGCAGCGAAAGCTCTTTAGACAGAGAAATCAGCTTTCAG CAGGCCTGCAGATATTACAACAGCGGTGGCTGTAAGAATGGTGCCAATTGTCAATATTTGCACGTTTGCAAATTTGCTCTGAAGGGAAACTGTCGCTACGGGGCTAAATGCAAGTTCAACCACGATGTTAAAGCACTCAGCAGCAGAGGTGCTACCAGCCAATCGGCAACTTCTG ATCCCAAACTCACTGATGGACGCCTCTACCAGTGGCAGCTGGACGATGGCAAAGGTTGGAAGGACATCGATAACGATGACGTGATTGAGGCCCAGTACTCATTGCCACACACCAAAAGCATCAAAATCTACAACACACAATACGG CGCAGTGAGTATAAGCTTTAGAAATGTGACCGTGGTTGATAAAAAACTAAGCGTGAGACGTCTGAGTGACGGAAACTCTTCGTGGGTTTGGTACTGCATGCTGCATCACAAGTGGATCAAGTACGGAGAGAAG GATGTGAAGGGTAAGGCCAGTCCTGTGAGTAGCTCTGACATAGAGAAGAAGTTCCAGAACAACCCAGCGAGCTCCATTACTTTCGACATTGGAGGAGAAACCTACGAGATCAGATTTACAG AGATGCTGCAGGTGGGTCCAAGGACAAAAGCCAAAGTCACTCGACGACCACTTTTTCAACAGAAGCAGAAAATTGCTGG AATAATACAAGGAGTGCAGGCTGTATCTCTGCGCTCTCAGCCTGAGTGGCAGTTTGAAGGAGACAGTGGGACGTGGCACAAGTACAAAACCAGG AGCGGCACGTCCACTGAGTCCTCCATCACTAGTGATGACATGGAGAGGAGGTACCAGGGAAACCCTCAAGACTCCTTCACATTCACCGTCAGTGGACAGACCTACAAAGTGGACTTCAAAG caatgattCAAACCAACCTCAAAACCAAGAACACCCGCAAGATCCGCCGTGTGCTCGTATGA
- the LOC114465402 gene encoding protein mono-ADP-ribosyltransferase PARP12 isoform X3 encodes MATAGHNDSSESEDVSDSSSESSLDREISFQACRYYNSGGCKNGANCQYLHVCKFALKGNCRYGAKCKFNHDVKALSSRGATSQSATSDPKLTDGRLYQWQLDDGKGWKDIDNDDVIEAQYSLPHTKSIKIYNTQYGAVSISFRNVTVVDKKLSVRRLSDGNSSWVWYCMLHHKWIKYGEKDVKGKASPVSSSDIEKKFQNNPASSITFDIGGETYEIRFTEMLQVGPRTKAKVTRRPLFQQKQKIAGIIQGVQAVSLRSQPEWQFEGDSGTWHKYKTRQSGTSTESSITSDDMERRYQGNPQDSFTFTVSGQTYKVDFKAMIQTNLKTKNTRKIRRVLV; translated from the exons ATGGCGACCGCTGGAC ATAATGACTCATCGGAAAGTGAAGATGTTTCAGATTCAAGCAGCGAAAGCTCTTTAGACAGAGAAATCAGCTTTCAG GCCTGCAGATATTACAACAGCGGTGGCTGTAAGAATGGTGCCAATTGTCAATATTTGCACGTTTGCAAATTTGCTCTGAAGGGAAACTGTCGCTACGGGGCTAAATGCAAGTTCAACCACGATGTTAAAGCACTCAGCAGCAGAGGTGCTACCAGCCAATCGGCAACTTCTG ATCCCAAACTCACTGATGGACGCCTCTACCAGTGGCAGCTGGACGATGGCAAAGGTTGGAAGGACATCGATAACGATGACGTGATTGAGGCCCAGTACTCATTGCCACACACCAAAAGCATCAAAATCTACAACACACAATACGG CGCAGTGAGTATAAGCTTTAGAAATGTGACCGTGGTTGATAAAAAACTAAGCGTGAGACGTCTGAGTGACGGAAACTCTTCGTGGGTTTGGTACTGCATGCTGCATCACAAGTGGATCAAGTACGGAGAGAAG GATGTGAAGGGTAAGGCCAGTCCTGTGAGTAGCTCTGACATAGAGAAGAAGTTCCAGAACAACCCAGCGAGCTCCATTACTTTCGACATTGGAGGAGAAACCTACGAGATCAGATTTACAG AGATGCTGCAGGTGGGTCCAAGGACAAAAGCCAAAGTCACTCGACGACCACTTTTTCAACAGAAGCAGAAAATTGCTGG AATAATACAAGGAGTGCAGGCTGTATCTCTGCGCTCTCAGCCTGAGTGGCAGTTTGAAGGAGACAGTGGGACGTGGCACAAGTACAAAACCAGG CAGAGCGGCACGTCCACTGAGTCCTCCATCACTAGTGATGACATGGAGAGGAGGTACCAGGGAAACCCTCAAGACTCCTTCACATTCACCGTCAGTGGACAGACCTACAAAGTGGACTTCAAAG caatgattCAAACCAACCTCAAAACCAAGAACACCCGCAAGATCCGCCGTGTGCTCGTATGA